From Fibrobacter sp. UWB4, the proteins below share one genomic window:
- a CDS encoding glycosyl hydrolase, producing the protein MDFKKVFLACGLSVACTAFAAPYEAEDATITKDAAVASNTAASGGKYVKMNGGDITFSKVTVEKAGKYTIVLHYMNNYGGSKINNVEVGGASSAVTFDVTDKGKFADVETVMNLAAGENTIAITNSWGWIDLDYIEVKGYEAKAFNLCNAPITKTATPSAVKLYNFLVNNFGKKTISGVMTGNMDAYTKGDFSQHEDVQAVFKAGGKYPALVGSDLMNATGANKNDGWFQEYTEKAIDIAKTTWKKGGIPAFTWHWRPGDEVEFYVKGAHDTYTEFDFTEAFVTGTTTWDTLSTAYKAIVADIDLVSKIFLDLQKEGVAAIFRPLHESGGNWFWWSTHTGKQFAALYQLLYERMVFTNGVNNLIWDFNPKDAAMMSWTPGETYYDILSVDIYNAANDHQSNSSAFIDLTNKAGTNKIISLSENGPIPDVDKMYEDGATWSWWMPWYDSWSAGYVSQTAASVWQKNLADERIITLDEMPGWDNYNEAAAATNACPTSTQNAKFGADTAKANSGNVDLLMGVTYKAINDSGANIEFKKVPNLTGAKSIAVTIENKGSGGEMNGIWIGMAFVRDGSKDKAWTWEQSPSDGCWLNDGAKSTCEFAIETYTDDAGVEHPMDLDNLFSVTFILAGANGFSGTVLFDNMVTDNGIIINGFNKKTELFSAADQSKGHITSIELYNKDGTPAGTSAIKPIAAAKKASMSVKNGNVSLTANTSGFASIDVFNMIGKRVMTLHRGNLSAGSHTFSLQGLNKGQYIIRAKGAGFNATQKVLLK; encoded by the coding sequence ATGGATTTTAAGAAAGTTTTCCTCGCATGCGGCCTTTCAGTCGCCTGCACCGCCTTCGCGGCCCCGTATGAAGCCGAAGACGCAACCATCACCAAAGACGCAGCCGTAGCCTCTAACACAGCCGCTTCCGGCGGTAAATATGTCAAGATGAACGGCGGCGACATCACATTTTCCAAGGTGACCGTCGAAAAAGCAGGCAAATATACCATCGTTCTCCATTACATGAACAATTATGGCGGATCCAAGATTAACAACGTCGAAGTCGGCGGAGCCTCCTCCGCCGTGACATTCGACGTGACCGATAAGGGCAAATTCGCCGACGTCGAAACGGTCATGAACCTTGCAGCCGGCGAGAACACCATCGCCATCACCAATAGCTGGGGCTGGATCGACCTCGACTACATCGAAGTCAAGGGCTACGAAGCCAAGGCGTTCAACCTCTGCAACGCCCCGATCACCAAAACGGCAACCCCGTCCGCCGTCAAGCTTTATAACTTCCTCGTCAACAATTTCGGCAAAAAGACCATTTCCGGCGTGATGACCGGCAACATGGACGCCTACACCAAAGGCGACTTCTCCCAGCACGAAGACGTCCAGGCCGTATTCAAGGCTGGCGGCAAGTACCCGGCACTCGTCGGCTCCGACCTCATGAACGCCACGGGCGCGAACAAGAACGACGGCTGGTTCCAGGAATACACCGAAAAGGCAATCGACATTGCCAAGACCACCTGGAAGAAGGGCGGCATTCCGGCATTCACATGGCACTGGCGTCCGGGTGACGAAGTGGAATTCTACGTCAAGGGCGCTCACGACACCTATACCGAATTCGACTTCACCGAAGCATTTGTCACGGGCACGACCACTTGGGATACACTCTCCACAGCTTACAAGGCCATCGTCGCAGATATTGACCTCGTCTCCAAGATTTTCCTTGACCTCCAGAAAGAAGGCGTCGCCGCCATCTTCCGCCCGCTCCATGAATCCGGTGGTAACTGGTTCTGGTGGAGCACCCACACGGGCAAGCAGTTCGCAGCCCTTTACCAGTTGCTCTACGAACGCATGGTCTTCACGAACGGCGTAAACAACCTCATTTGGGACTTCAACCCGAAGGACGCCGCTATGATGTCCTGGACTCCGGGCGAAACCTACTATGACATTTTGAGCGTCGACATTTACAACGCCGCTAACGATCACCAGAGCAACAGCTCCGCATTCATCGACCTCACGAACAAGGCCGGCACCAACAAGATCATCTCGCTCAGCGAAAACGGCCCGATTCCTGACGTTGACAAGATGTACGAAGATGGCGCTACCTGGAGCTGGTGGATGCCGTGGTACGATTCCTGGTCAGCAGGCTACGTAAGCCAGACCGCAGCAAGCGTATGGCAGAAGAACCTCGCCGACGAACGCATCATCACCCTCGACGAAATGCCGGGCTGGGACAACTACAACGAAGCAGCCGCAGCAACTAACGCTTGCCCGACATCTACGCAGAACGCCAAATTCGGTGCAGACACAGCCAAGGCAAATTCCGGAAATGTAGACCTCCTCATGGGCGTGACCTACAAGGCCATCAACGATAGCGGCGCAAATATCGAATTCAAGAAAGTCCCGAACTTGACCGGCGCAAAGAGCATCGCCGTCACGATCGAAAACAAGGGTTCTGGTGGCGAAATGAACGGCATCTGGATCGGCATGGCATTTGTCCGCGACGGTTCCAAGGACAAGGCTTGGACTTGGGAACAGTCCCCGTCTGATGGTTGCTGGCTCAACGACGGTGCAAAATCCACTTGTGAATTTGCCATCGAGACTTACACCGACGACGCAGGCGTTGAACACCCGATGGACCTCGACAACCTCTTCTCCGTCACCTTCATCTTGGCAGGCGCAAACGGATTTTCTGGCACGGTGCTCTTCGACAACATGGTCACGGACAACGGCATCATCATCAACGGATTCAACAAGAAGACAGAACTCTTCTCGGCCGCAGACCAGAGCAAGGGCCACATCACAAGCATCGAACTTTACAACAAGGATGGTACGCCGGCAGGCACTTCCGCAATCAAGCCGATTGCCGCCGCAAAGAAGGCAAGCATGAGCGTCAAGAACGGAAACGTCTCGCTCACCGCAAACACCTCCGGCTTTGCAAGCATCGACGTGTTCAACATGATCGGCAAGCGCGTTATGACACTCCACCGCGGCAACCTCAGCGCAGGCAGCCACACGTTCAGCCTCCAGGGCCTCAACAAAGGTCAGTACATCATCCGCGCCAAGGGCGCAGGGTTTAACGCCACCCAGAAGGTCCTCCTCAAGTAG